The Methanomassiliicoccales archaeon DNA segment GCCTCGCCCCAGACGGTGAACTCGGCGCTCCCGGTATCATCGGTGAGGATGCCGGTGATGATGGTCTTCTTCTCCCCGGAGGCGGTTATCTCCTTGCTCTCCAGTCCGGAGACCTTGCCGGAGATGACGACGAAGTTCATGCCCTCGGCCAGCTCGGAGACCTTGACCTCCCGGGAACCGCCGCTCCCAGACGGCATCCCGGCCACGTCGAGGACCTCCTCGGACATCTCCACCGCCGCCCGGTTGCCCAGGTTGAGCTGCGGAGCGCCCTTGTACTCCTTGGTGTAAGCGTTATGAATCAGGACGGTGGCCCCTTCCTGCATCTGGACAGCCTCCGTCTCCCATATGGTGTAGGGGATCCTGCCGGTCTCGTCGGCCACCAGCCCGTAGACGATGCTCTTGCTGACCCCACCCACCTCGATGGTCTTGGGGTTCACCGTCAGCACCTTCACCAGCAGGTCGACCGACTGCTCCGATCCGGTGAGGGCCGCCACGGTCTTCCGTCCCCCGCCGCCCGCCAGGGCGTTGGGGTCCCCTCCCATCTTCTTCACGAGGTTCCTCTTGGCCCAGTCCAGGGTGACCCGATAATGGTTCAAGTAGGTCTCCAGCTCTTTCAATATCTCGTCCTTGTCTGCCTTTTCCCCGAGCACCCTGGCAACTTCCTCTACGTGGGGTGCGAGCTCTTCTCTATCCATTTCAATGCCTCCTTTCCTTCAATTAAGGCGGCTCATCATATCCGTTTCGTTTAATAGCATTATTCACCGCAAATTGAAAATGAACGACGAATAACTAACATTGACTTTGAGCCAGAAAGAATTCGTTTGAAGTGAGCCGATTGAAAATGGCTCACTCGGTGAAGGTCTCGCCGCGCTCGTACTTCTCCTTCAGATGAGAGATTAGTATGTCCCGGTTGTTGCGCAGGTGAGACTCGTACCAGGCCATCACCACGTCAGCCAGCTTCTCGTGGAACCGATCAAGGTCAAGCTTGGACAAGGGAGAGTCGTAGACCACGAACTGGCCGAATATCCGCTTCCAACCGGCGTACTTGTAGTAATGCTCGCCTTCGCAATAATCGAAGACCATGCGCATGCAGGGAGTAGAGTCGACGGCGTAGTACATGACCTTCAGGGAATCGCCCATGCGCCCCTGGGTCTGGGTGCGGTCCACCAACTGGACCTTGGTCACCGCTTCGAAATCGTACTCGTTCTTGAACCGCCACTTGGTCGGGAACTCCTCAAATTGTGCGAACTCGCTGTAAGTGGGCTCCATGTTCAACTGCACGTTGATCCTGGAGAATCTGTTCAGAACGTTCCAGAAATCGTCGATGATGGTGCGGTTGATGGTGGTCTTTTGGAAGTTGATCTCTTCCTTGTCTTTGGAAATGGCTTCGGTGCGGGCCGAGAGCTCGGCGTCAAGCTTGGCGAACCAGTCCTCGTCCTTCGCCTTTCCAACCTTTTTATCTGGAACCATTGGACTCTCCCTTCGCATAATTGCCATACGAACATAAAAAGATATCTCATTCCAATAATAACCCAGCAATATTATCGAATACCAGCAAATCCAATAACCTTTTCTAATCACAGTCACTATCGAGGCCCAATGGGCTTGACAGACGGACTGATGTCCTTTTTAAACCAGGTGGAGGGTGACCCCCTTACCTACTCCGTGGTCTTCCTGTTATACGCCATAGCGGCGACAATATTCCTGCCCATACCGGTGGAGCTGATGCTCTTCCTGAGCCCGGCGACGCCCTTCTATACCAAAGCATTGCTTCTCGGCGCTGGCAAGGCCATAGGCAGCATATTGGTGTTCTACATCGGGGTGAACGTAGAAAAGCCGATCCTGCGCCTCTCCGAGAAATGGAAGTTCTTCCGCATGGTCGTCTCCACCTGCAAATGGTTCGTGGACAAGCTCGGTTACATCGGCCTATACCTGATAATGAGCGTGCCATTGATGGTGGACACCGTCCCGGTGTACCTGTTCTCGATATTCATGAAGGAGGACAGCAAGAGGGACGTACGCCTTTTCGCCCTGACCAATATGGCCGCCGGTGTTACAAGAGCGGCGATAGTCTATTTTGTCTTCATGGAGCTCGACATCAAGATTTTCTGAGAAGGTTCGAAAGGTTTATATTCGTCAGGAAAATTTTGAGGTAATGGTCCCGAAAGACAAAATTCTCAAGATCCTCGACGAGTTCGACAAGGACAAGCTCACCGTGGCCACTCTCTGTTCCCACTCCTCCCTTCAGATTTTTAATGGGGCTAAGAAGGAGGGCTTCAGGACCCTGGGGCTGACGGTGAAGGACAACTTCCGCTACTACGACGCCTTCCCCCTGGGCCGGCCGGACGAGTTCATGAAGCTGGACAGCTACTCCGACCTGCTGGACAACGTCGACGAGCTGTTGGCCCGCAACGTCATCGTGGTCCCCCACGGTTCCTTCGTGGAGTACATGGGCACCGACAAGTTCGAGAAGATGCCCGTCCCGACCTTCGGCAACCGCAACGTCCTCCGATGGGAGTCCAACCGGGACAAGATGAGGGAGTGGTTGGAGACCGCAGGCATCGCCATGCCCACGGTCATAGAGGACCCCAAGACCATCGACCGACCGGTGCTGGTGAAGTACAACGGGGCCAAGGGCGGCCGGGGCTTCTTCATCGCCAAGGACTACAACGAGTTCAAGATGGGCCTGGACACGGAGCAGGACTACACCATCCAGGAATACATCCTAGGCACCAGGTACTACCTGCACTACTTCTACTCGCCGATCAAGCAGGACGGCTTCCGCGTGGCCAACGGTTCCCTGGAGCTGATGTCCATGGACCGCCGCGATGAGAGCAACATCGACGAATTGTACAAGCTAGGGGCGTCCGAGGAGCTGAAGAAGCTCGGGCTGTTCCCCTCCTTCGTGGTCACCGGGAACGTCCCTGTGGTCATCCGCGAGAGCCTGCTGCCCAGGGTGTTCGATATGGGTGAGGAAGTGGTCAAACGGTCCTACGAGCTTTTCGGCGGGATGATCGGGCCGTTCTGCCTGGAAGGCATCGTGACGGACAAGCTAGAATTCAAAGTGTTCGAGATATCCTCGCGCATCGTCGCCGGCTCCAACCCGTTCATCTCCGGCTCTCCCTACTCCGACCTGACGGAGGAGAACATGAGCACCGGACGCCGCATCTCCCGGGAGATCAAGAACGCGGTCCGGACCAACAACCTGGACAAGGTCATCTCGTAAGATGACCAATATTTTTTATTAAAAAAGGAAAGGGGCGCAGCCGATCTACCAGCCGCGCTCCTGCATCCGCTGCTCCTTGGTCAGGGTGGAGATCTCTATGCCATGCATGGCCTCTCCTAGTCCCCGGGACACCTCAGCGATGACCTTGGGGTCGTCGAAGTGTGTGACCGCCTCCACGATGGCCTTGGCTCTGACCGCCGGGTCATTGCTCTTGAAGATGCCGGAACCGACGAACACCCCGTCGCTTCCCAGCTGCATCATGAGAGCGGCGTCCGCAGGTGTAGCGATTCCGCCGGCGGCGAAGTTGATGACCGACAAGCGCTGCAGACCGGCGACCTCCTTGACCAGATAGAACGGGGCCTCGATCTGCCTGGCGATCACGGCCAGCTCAGCGTCCTCCTTGCCCTTCAGTTCGCGTACCTTGCCCATGATTATGCGCTGGTGGCGCACCGCCTCGATGATGTTGCCGGTGCCTGGCTCTCCCTTGGTCCGGACCATGGCCGCACCTTCGTCGATGCGCCTGAGGGCCTCGCCCAGGTCCCTGGCCCCGCAGACGAAGGGGACGGTAAAGCCCTTCTTCACCACGTGCATGAACGGGTCGGCCGGCGTCAGCACCTCCGACTCATCGATCATATCGACGCCCAGGGACTCGAGCACCTGGGCTTCCACGAAATGCCCTATGCGGCACTTGGCCATGACCGGTATGGTGACCGAGTCCATGATCTCCAGGACCTTGACCGGGTTGGCCATGCGGGCCACCCCGCCCTGCGCCCTAATGTCGGCGGGCACCCTTTCCAGGGCCATAACGGCCACCGCGCCGGCCTCCTCCGCTATCCTGGCCTGCTCGGCATTGGTCACGTCCATGACCACTCCGCCCTGCTGCATCTTGGCGAAACCGCGTTTTACTAGCTCAGTGCCGTGTCGCAGTCCGGATAGGTCCAACTTGAACACCATTTTGCTCACCAAATTGGCTTACCTGCAGGGCTTTATTTATCACTTTTCCCAATCATCCCCAGCAAAGTTGGCATTCAGGCGGTCAGAAAAGCATAAAGACGTTGCGGACCTTCATTGGCCCGATGTTCGCCAAGAGAATGGAAGGCGTTCCCGAATCCGGGACCGTCAAGATCGCCAACCTGGTCAGCAAGCTGAAGGCTGAGGGAGTGGACATCATATCCTTTTCCATGGGCGAGCCAGACTTCCATACCCCCGACAACATCAAGGAAGCCTGCGTGCGCTCCCTTGCTCGCGATTTCACCTATTACACCCCTTCCGCCGGCATCCCTGAGCTGAGGAAGGCCGTGGCGGAGAGGAGCCGCCAGGGCAACAAGATACCCTGCGAGGCCTCCAACGTCCTCATCACCCCCACCAAGCAGGCCATATTCATGACCATGCTGGCCATGGTGGACCACGGCGACGAGGTGATCGTCCCGGACATCGCCTGGGGGACCTTCGAGGCCTGCGCTAAGCTGGCCGGCGGTAACGTCCGGTACGCCAAACTCTCCCCGGAGAAGGCCTTCCGCATGACCCCGAAGAGCCTGGCCGAACAGATCACCAAAAAGACCAAGTTGGTGGTCCTGAACTCCCCCTCCAACCCCTGCGGGGCCGTGCTCACCAAGGAGGACGTTAAGGGAGTGGCGGACCTGGCCAAGGACCACGACCTCTTCGTCCTGGCCGACGAGATATACGATCAGTTGGTGTTCGAGGGTGAGCACATCTCCATCTCCTCCCTGGACGGCATGTTCGAGAGGACCATCACCGTCAACGGTTTCTCCAAGACCTACGCCATGACCGGTTGGAGGGCCGGTTGGGCCATCGCCCCCCCGCCCATCTTCAAGGAGCTCAACAAGCTGCAGACCCAGTCCATCACCTGCGTCACCTCCTTCGTGCAGGAGGCCTGCCTGGAGGCGCTGCGGGGGCCGCAGGGGTCCGTGACCAAGATGAAACAGGAGTTCAAGGCCCGCCGGGACCTGGTGCACTCCCTCATCGAGGCCATACCCGGCCTGGAATGCCCCATGCCTAACGGGGCCTTCTACATGATGCCCTCCTACGCCCACGACATGACCTCGGAGGACATGGCCACCTACCTGTTGGAGGAAGCTCACGTCGCCGTCACCCCTGGTTCGGCGTTCGGTCCGGCCGGAGAAGGACGCTTCCGTCTCTCCTACGCCGCCAGCCGTACGGACATCAAGGAAGGCATGGCCCGCATCGAGAAGGCCTTGGCCAAGCTGTGATCAGTCCGGCGGCAGAAGGTTCGGGATGCCGTCCTCGATGACGTAGGACGCCTGGCATTTTCCACAGACCAGACGCCCCTCGGCCACTTCGCCCCCATCCTCCCGCTCCACCACCAGGTCCAGCGGATGATGCTTGCAAACCGGACACGCCAGTATGTCCAAGAGGTCCTTCTTCATCAGCTTTGACCAACGTCAAGGGCGCATAATAACCTTTCATCATGGTCTGGTCGCTAACTATTTATCTGATTCTCCACATCGAGCGGCCTGGAGAGATGCATATGCGCCGATTGGACCTTAGGAGCGACACGTTCACCCTGCCTACGAAGGAGATGCTGGATAGCATACCGTCCGCTGACCTGGGGGACGATGTGGAGGGAGAGGACCCCACGGTGAACCAGCTACAGGACACGGCGGCCAAGATGTTCGGGACCGAGGGCGCCCTGCTGGTGGCCAGCGGCACCATGGGCAACCTAGTATCCCTGATGTCCCATTGCCAGAGGGGCGACGAGATCATCCTGGAGAACGACGCGCACATCTACTATTATGAGCTGGGCGGAATGTCCGCCATCGTCGGGGCCATTCCCCGGCTCATCAAGGGCAACAGGGGCAAGTTCACACCGGCCCAGCTGGAAGAGAGCATCCGCCATGCGGACCTTCATTATCCAACGACCAGGCTGGTGTGCATCGAGAACACCCACAACCGGGGCGGTGGCACGGTGTGGACACCGAAGGAGGTGGCGGAGGTGGCCAAGGTCGCCCACGAGCACGGCCTGAAGATGCACTGCGACGGCGCCCGTATATTCAACGCCGCGGTGGCGTTGGACGTGGACGTGAAGGATTACATGAAGCACCTGGACAGCCTGAGCTTCTGCCTGTCCAAGGGACTGTCCTGCCCGGTCGGGTCGGTCGTGGTGGGGAGCAAGGAGTTCATCGAGGAGGCTCGCAGGAACCGCAAGATGGTGGGCGGGGGGATGCGTCAGGCCGGCATCATCGCCGCTCCCGGCATAATCGGTCTGACGAAGATGGTAGACCGGCTGAAGGAGGACCACCAGAACGCCAGGAGGCTGGCTGAGGGGCTGAACACCCTCCCAGGGGTCAAGGTGGATATGGACGCAGTACAGACCAACATCGTGCTGGCCGACATCACCGGGACCGGCTGGGATGTGGACTATTTCGTCAGCCGGGCCTGCAAGATCGGGGTCCTGGTGTTCGAGTTCGGCAACACCAAGGCCCGTTTCGTCACCCATTACGGCATCGAGCCGGAGGACGTCGACGAGGCCGTGGCCCGCCTGAGGCGCCTGTTAAGCCATTGAAGGCATGGAAACCTATTTCAGCCCGGGGTTTTTACCCTCTCAGGCCGGAACTCAGGATATACCGCGGGGCCGGCGGGGAATACATATCTTCCGATGCGCATTAACAATAAAGGGATTCACTTGAGCAGGAGACTTTTCACGGTCGGTCCGGTGGAGGTTTTCCCGGACACACTTGATTCGATGAACAGGGGCATGATGGTCCACCGGGGCAAGGACTACCAGGACCTGCAGCACGGGGTGGTGGAGAAGCTGCACAAGATGCTGGACATCGACATGGAGATATACCTTGCGCCGGCCTCGGCCTCGGGGTTCCTGGAGGGCTGCGTGCGCAGCGCCGTGGACACCAAGATGTGCGGCCTTTCCAACGGCTCCTTCGGCGACCGCTGGCAGCTGATCGGCCAGGAGAACGGTAAGCAGGTGCAGAAGATCAACGGGGAGTGGGGCAAGGCGTTGCGCAGATCGCACGTGGCCGGAAAGCTGGAGAAGGACGTGGAGGCGGTTACAGTGGTGTCGAACGAATCGTCCACCGGCGTCCTGAACCCCATCGCCGAGATCGTGGAGGGCGTGAGGGAGCAGAGCGAGGCCCTCATGATGGTGGACGGCGTGACCTCCGTGGGTGCCGTGGACCTGAAGCTGCGGAAGCTAAACTTGGACGCCCTGGTGTTCGGCAGCCAGAAGGCTTTAGCGCTACCGCCGGGCCTGGCCGTGGTCTGCGTCTCCTCCCGACTAATGGAGAAGGCGGCCAAGGTCAAGAACCGCGGCTACTACCTGGACCTCATCCAGTACAAGAAGCTGGCCGACAAGGACCTGCCGCTGACCACGCCTCCGGTGTCCCTGATGTACGGGTTGAACTACCAGCTGGACAAGATTCTTAAAGAAGGGGTGCAGAACCGCTACGCCCGCCATCAGCGCATGGCCGACATGGTAAGGAAATGGGCCTCGGAGCGCCTGGGCCTCTACGCCGAAGAAGGCTTCCGTTCCAACACCATCACCGTGGTCAAGCTGAACGGCATGGACTTCAAGGAGTTCGACAAGCGCCTACGGCAAAAGGGATTTGAGGTATCCCCGGGATACGGGAACGTCAAGGACGAGACGTTCCGGATCGGGCACATGGGCGACCTGACCGAGAAGGACATCCAGGAACTCCTGGACGTCATGGACGTGGTAATGGAGGAGATGAAATGAAGCTCTTAGTCACCGACGAACTGTCAAAGGAAGGCTTGGAGATGCTGACCAAGGACTCCGGGGTCCAGGTCGACGTTAAGCCGAAACTGCCGCACGATGAACTGCTTAAGATCATAGGCCAGTACGACGGCCTCATCGTCCGCAGCGGCACCAAGGTCACCGCCGATGTCGTGGAGGCGGGGAAGAAGCTGAGGGTCATCGGTCG contains these protein-coding regions:
- a CDS encoding alanine--glyoxylate aminotransferase family protein — translated: MSRRLFTVGPVEVFPDTLDSMNRGMMVHRGKDYQDLQHGVVEKLHKMLDIDMEIYLAPASASGFLEGCVRSAVDTKMCGLSNGSFGDRWQLIGQENGKQVQKINGEWGKALRRSHVAGKLEKDVEAVTVVSNESSTGVLNPIAEIVEGVREQSEALMMVDGVTSVGAVDLKLRKLNLDALVFGSQKALALPPGLAVVCVSSRLMEKAAKVKNRGYYLDLIQYKKLADKDLPLTTPPVSLMYGLNYQLDKILKEGVQNRYARHQRMADMVRKWASERLGLYAEEGFRSNTITVVKLNGMDFKEFDKRLRQKGFEVSPGYGNVKDETFRIGHMGDLTEKDIQELLDVMDVVMEEMK
- the pdxS gene encoding pyridoxal 5'-phosphate synthase lyase subunit PdxS — protein: MVFKLDLSGLRHGTELVKRGFAKMQQGGVVMDVTNAEQARIAEEAGAVAVMALERVPADIRAQGGVARMANPVKVLEIMDSVTIPVMAKCRIGHFVEAQVLESLGVDMIDESEVLTPADPFMHVVKKGFTVPFVCGARDLGEALRRIDEGAAMVRTKGEPGTGNIIEAVRHQRIIMGKVRELKGKEDAELAVIARQIEAPFYLVKEVAGLQRLSVINFAAGGIATPADAALMMQLGSDGVFVGSGIFKSNDPAVRAKAIVEAVTHFDDPKVIAEVSRGLGEAMHGIEISTLTKEQRMQERGW
- a CDS encoding formate--phosphoribosylaminoimidazolecarboxamide ligase, producing the protein MVPKDKILKILDEFDKDKLTVATLCSHSSLQIFNGAKKEGFRTLGLTVKDNFRYYDAFPLGRPDEFMKLDSYSDLLDNVDELLARNVIVVPHGSFVEYMGTDKFEKMPVPTFGNRNVLRWESNRDKMREWLETAGIAMPTVIEDPKTIDRPVLVKYNGAKGGRGFFIAKDYNEFKMGLDTEQDYTIQEYILGTRYYLHYFYSPIKQDGFRVANGSLELMSMDRRDESNIDELYKLGASEELKKLGLFPSFVVTGNVPVVIRESLLPRVFDMGEEVVKRSYELFGGMIGPFCLEGIVTDKLEFKVFEISSRIVAGSNPFISGSPYSDLTEENMSTGRRISREIKNAVRTNNLDKVIS
- a CDS encoding aminotransferase class I/II-fold pyridoxal phosphate-dependent enzyme encodes the protein MRRLDLRSDTFTLPTKEMLDSIPSADLGDDVEGEDPTVNQLQDTAAKMFGTEGALLVASGTMGNLVSLMSHCQRGDEIILENDAHIYYYELGGMSAIVGAIPRLIKGNRGKFTPAQLEESIRHADLHYPTTRLVCIENTHNRGGGTVWTPKEVAEVAKVAHEHGLKMHCDGARIFNAAVALDVDVKDYMKHLDSLSFCLSKGLSCPVGSVVVGSKEFIEEARRNRKMVGGGMRQAGIIAAPGIIGLTKMVDRLKEDHQNARRLAEGLNTLPGVKVDMDAVQTNIVLADITGTGWDVDYFVSRACKIGVLVFEFGNTKARFVTHYGIEPEDVDEAVARLRRLLSH
- a CDS encoding pyridoxal phosphate-dependent aminotransferase translates to MFAKRMEGVPESGTVKIANLVSKLKAEGVDIISFSMGEPDFHTPDNIKEACVRSLARDFTYYTPSAGIPELRKAVAERSRQGNKIPCEASNVLITPTKQAIFMTMLAMVDHGDEVIVPDIAWGTFEACAKLAGGNVRYAKLSPEKAFRMTPKSLAEQITKKTKLVVLNSPSNPCGAVLTKEDVKGVADLAKDHDLFVLADEIYDQLVFEGEHISISSLDGMFERTITVNGFSKTYAMTGWRAGWAIAPPPIFKELNKLQTQSITCVTSFVQEACLEALRGPQGSVTKMKQEFKARRDLVHSLIEAIPGLECPMPNGAFYMMPSYAHDMTSEDMATYLLEEAHVAVTPGSAFGPAGEGRFRLSYAASRTDIKEGMARIEKALAKL
- a CDS encoding methytransferase partner Trm112, translated to MKKDLLDILACPVCKHHPLDLVVEREDGGEVAEGRLVCGKCQASYVIEDGIPNLLPPD